The genomic region TTGAACTGAATGAGTGTTGGCATGAATtctccagtcacagtaatctaattagtctGGATGTACAGAACTACTTTGATGTCTAGAAAGATGAGCATATGCAtccctgagaagtcagggtgtTGCTCGACCAACTGATGTTATGTGACTTTCTCACCCACAAATTCATCTAACAAAGACtttacagcacgggggatttaTGGTGGTTGTAAACATtaagacagatgttacactccaggggtctgagatagagcaggggacaggatatCCGTtacctatttcctttatatcaaagaggctgatcgataagtttgttcctctctaggaggaggttgaagatgtttgaagtgctgccTTTCTTGAatgtcattaactgtttaacaacccccACCCGAATGGCcgggttagccaaatgtataaataccaaccactgtcttctgtctgggtGCATATTACAAACTCAACTCTGTGGTATGCATCATGCTctgagcattaaagtgtgacaatactgtaagagaattgtgtctcgtttcctccatgcaaaggtgggattgtagaaattgccacgacaatATACAATAATGTCTTTTAACATAGGAAAAATACTTTAGTAAAATGGTTTGCGCATCagggcaatttttttttaaaaccttacACTCAAGGAGCTAAACATCGGCCCAGATCTGCACGACTATAAGCACaatgacagcctcacactttttgcaacacgatacacacagtgatctgcaaaacactaaacatacTTGTATACAGTGTTGTACATGAATGATgctcaaaagaacgcgttcattgaacacgttcatttttatgagaacgttgaattgaacgcaacttaatgacaaataatgaatttgaacggtgaacacgttcagattatctgaggtctagctaaaacgtttaaaacatgttttccttctcctgtggagagacgctgtctaaatcacATGCTTctaccatgtcgttgctcagtgcccgtaacaTGTTCGCGAtgtagcgcagtgattctcaaactgtggtCCACCCCACCGAtggggcgcgcgaccgggagggggaaacacgaggcggaactaatattatagccgaagtaatgttttgacgtccgcatgtctttaacggcggagcagtaaacatatcgctctttcgccgtatccaggggtcggcaacccgcggctcttcagcccctctgcagtggcttcctgtgcagtgttgtgcatttCACAAAAAATTTCGCGAATAGTGAACTTTACGAAGCAGTTTtatatgttgaacgtgcacgtgagggaacgttACGTTTATTggttaaatcatcatcgtatgaGGCCAGCACAAAATACCAGGAGCAAAAATAccagacaaacatttattttataaattcaaATGATAGAATATAAGTTCTAGCCTAATAAATGGATTCATAGCCAAGCATAGCACTACGATTTGTTGTGCCTTTTGTTTGCAGGGTATGAATAAATAAGCAGGCAAAATTagcaataatacaaatatatatatatatacatatatatatatatatatatatatatatatatttcttttagGAATTGATACATATGAAGTACAgttaaggcaaggggtagtgatggataaagtttctttaaaaaaacaaggtaGGTCTTTCATTTTAACTTTCCATCTTTAaattatgaaatgaactgaactatgaactagttcagaatttaaatggtgaactgtgaacgtgaactattcatgcttacttgtatgaactgaactttgaactagttcatgagaggtgtgaacttgcacaacactgcttgTATACATAagacacagaagtatatcaagatgtcacttccttgcaattccaaagcactgactgtcaaatgaccacccctttGAGCCAATTGGTTCAACAGAGCCGTCAGGTGCgcaaacacatgattgcttaattgtagacacaccaatccgttacagtttttctcagttgttaacacacaaaaagcgaaaattcggcacaatttgcaaaACCATCACTTCATGTATCAAtcactcgacccaatttggcactgcttcacactcccttatctgcattagactctgactttcattctttacactctgatgtcaattacacatcacattgttgtcaaaacactacacacaatgttcagttgttgcacacacttctcaagtaaaatctcaaagcatcaacctacaacacacaaatactcaaatctctaaacattcaggtctgttgagcaatttcacctcattttcacagccgaacaggagactgaaattgtagatatggttcgtgagaacaactcaaTTACactcagataaataaaaactaggatcctggctgaccatgctacatttagaaacgtccagaccgtcagcctctctacattggagcgtattcttcataggactgCCAtgcggatgaaacaagtgttcagggtcccatttgaacggaacacaggcatgaaggagttacggtgagagtttgtgcttgtaagttccatacattcagcactgacacatgcatgtattgtacctttAAGCCAAAATTGTTCCTTTTTCtaaagtgtctcactgtagcccactgtgttgacctctctgtgtccatactgtaacttgcattgtcatgctgtctgtgtcagcggatttacataacattacattacatttcatttagctgacgcttttatccaaagcgacttacaataagtgcattcaaccccaagGGAACAAACCCAGGACAtttccaggagcatgacacagctcatgtgttgtaccagtacatcattattgatgaggtgggactcaacctggtgaagaggaggcgacggggtagaaacgtcattggccagcgggccattgttgaagcccccggccagcgtggtgggaacatcacaatgtgtgctgcaatgaatcaccatgggatcttgcaccgtgggaccgggtcccactgctccaggcatGGAGGAAGcatgtggcgacgtgagtgtagAGGCCTGTCAGGGCTTCATGCGCCACTCAAGGTGTTTCTTCTAACGCTGCTTGGACAGGGAGAATATTGCCTGTGATGTGGATGAGGCCCTCTGGCCAGATAGGAACCGGAGGCCTGATGCCTGAATAATTGTTGTGAAGGGGGGGGCGGGTTAacagtactgtactgttctctgtgtgtaccgaaatagaccttttttttaatgcatatttgtgtgctgttttatatttgactatgaaaaaagtaggcctacactgagacattttacaaaaagagaaatggctcattctccagagtcactGTCATTcgtatggtgtgttccattttgatgattgtgttttcagttttgcacttcagtgtgctgtaaatgcttggtagtgtgcaagcaaatgcttagttgtgtgtactcaatgaatggtatgtgtgtgtcatttgaaaaaatggctgtgtgtaccaaatgaaaacacgagttccattttgtgaacaggtaagagattagatggcaaagagtcatcttgcaaagggagtgtcaggtttagcattttgtgtgtcaggttttcagttttctgtgtgcagttttgagaaagccgttattgttttgaaaaacgtgttttaacaattgtgaaaaactgtaagcgCTATACAAATGCATCAGGTGagttcaacctgacaaaagcaagtaggagaggcagaaataccATTGGCCATggggctataatccatgtcccagggcaacgtggaggtaacatcaccctttgcgctgccactacacagaatggggtcctcctccgtcacaccAATATGGgccttacaacacacctcacattctcacatTTTTGCGCCGAttgcacaacatcgtcacagcggTAAACCACATGCACCAGAAGCAATACATTCGCATCTGGGTAAATGTGTCATTCCACCCCTCtcctctggtccagaactggatTCAACACCatacacagtttacagtaccacatcttccaccatactctccgtctctaaacccaatcaaagtgtttttctctgcatggcgatggagggtttacgatctccggccccaggctcaggGACCCCTCATTGAAACCAGTACttgatacagaattttctgcttgtctgatatttgctgagcttgcagtgttatgcacactcctgtagtagcatgaaaactggggaAAATTTTGTTGGGATTCTCAATGTTGGCTGAGTTGGGTATATGGAGAGAAACACATTATATTTGATTTcagtctgcagcattggtcttgtgtagtgtttggtgaatttattatgtatttgcactttctctgtgtacttCACTTACAGCACTCTAGCCACTGAGAAGtagaattgctaaaagtgtttgaggttagcaacagcagtgtgtaactaggtcaaactgaattaagtcatatgaaatgtgtgtgtttttcatgtagtaacaaaatatggttttgataaattaGTTAATAGTTTTTcaagagtgtttcattttgcaaaggatctgaggtgttctgctcattggatgtgtggttgtgctaattgtgtgtagtgttttgaaacaCCTAGCCCTGTTTTAAAAATCATAAGCaatcgagaaaaactgtaaaagtctTTTGAAAAACTATCTCCATAATTTACTGTGCAGTAGATGCAGCCATTGTGCACaacatccagtcattttttCAGACAGGATGATTAACTggttgagaaaataaagaatatcTTCAGTATGTTCATGTTCTTATTCCTGTAATGTACTCCCGTAGGTAAATTAAATTCCTAAAATGATTTTGAAGGATAAGGGAAATGATGTGCCATTGAGAATTACAGTATTTTGCTGTCATTATGAACTGGTATAAAGTTGTGCCAGTAGTATTCAGGAAAACATCTGCGCTCACATAAGGAACTGTGGAACAATCTCCCTGCGGCCCCAGAGAGTGAAATGTTTCAAGGGACAATAAAGTTTTTTCAAGTGAAGTAAGTGTCATGATCAGAGGGAAGTGAATGCTTTccaaaaaaatgtaagaaaGAACAGGGAGAAAAATGCACACATATAACCattatacacataaacacacaaatgcagtcaAACTGAATGACATGTACAGTGCCCGGGTGCCATTCATTATACAGTACTTTTGTTAGCTGCACCATGACAGCTATAGGGGATGCACTGTGCCACTTTATCGGAAACACTAATTTCAGATTAGGTATTACATTAGTTTATGGCTAAAtttgtgcaacacaaacatgacagagatgtTGTAACATGTGGTTGATGTAACGGACGTTGTGTTTCTCATCTATCTCATAAACTCCAGTTGATGATTTTGATGTCTTCATCCGTCTGTTGCATCAAAGACAGCAAGCAATGAAACTAGGATTTTATAAGCCATGATCAAAGACTCTTTTTTATCATCAAATATGCAGTCACATGACCTACAAAACATAGTAATAAGGGACGTATGTAACAGGTTTAACTGAAAATAGCATCTAGTGTTAAGTAGTGTTTGCCCATCACTGAGGATTATAAATGTTCATTTCCTTACTTTCCCCTCGCACCCAACCGTCTGACGCCATTACTTGTGTGCCTCATAAAATACAtcgacagtgtgtgtttgtgtgtgtgtgtatgtgtatgtgtgtgtgtatgtgtgtgtgtgtgtgtgtgtgtgtgtctgtgtgtgtgagctgactTTTTTCAGTTAATCTTCATCATAGACAGAAATACATTTACTCACATTTCCAAAGCAAAAATCAATCAGTTCTCAAAGTTTTTAATGATGAATACAATGGAAACAATTGTATAAGCGCACTTTTCTGTGTCATAATCTGAATCTCTCTATCAAAGATCAATGTTTATGTAAACAGTGTAAAtgataattgtttatttttgccttttttaacCCGACAGAACCCtgagataattatctcagaaATTCCGACCATAACATATAATAACATTTTCTAAATACTGCACGACATGATTATGTATAGTACCTATTGTGAATTTTATGGGGATAAGATAGAAAAAGGAAATATAGTTAAAATTTTTGTCCATAATTCTAATTTTTCGTTTGTTAGTCTTTTGTAGTTCAGTGTAATTTATACAGAAGGAGAGTCTGACAGTTTTAAGTAACGCTATACATCATGGCTCTAATACAAGAACTGTCGCCAAACAAAAGACTTTCTAAAAGGCAACAGTTACATGTAGCACGCTGAACAAGGACTCTATGCGAAACGTCCGTACAAAATGTAACTTCAGCAAAATACTAGATTACATTTATCTCAGGAAAACGGAGCcttattactttttctttttttttaactgaaaatGTATCTAGAAATCTTCAAGATAATAATGTCAGAAAAACAgagctttctttaaaaaatatataaattaggACTTAGGAttttttcaagtgaatgcaatacgcttccgatAAACAGTACAAAACAGGATGCATGATGGTCTGGATGTCCAGCTTCAGCACGGAGTCAGCTTCTGTTCCAACTGTTTGGCAGCCTTGAGTTACTGACAGATGCTGATGTGAATTTCTAGTGGTGCAAGTCAGGGTGAAGTGAGGGAATAGTAAATGATGTAAGACTACATAGATGCTGTTTCACACtgtcaacacaaaacaacaaggaGCAGCATGTATTTTCAAGTTGTAAGCAGAGCTGTAAGATTATCATAATATCCATCATGCAGCTCATGTATCAGTGAAGACATTCATTTAGTCTACGTGACATTTGCAATTACACAGCGCAAACCGTGCAAGGGTAAGCTTGTGCATGAGATGTAACGGTGGGGAGGAGTTTCTTGTGTATGGGCCACTTGTGGTTCCTCTTCAGTGGCAGTGACATATTACAACACACAGGGCAGATTATATTGACCTGTCAGAGTTTGATCAGGGAAACTTCTGCTGCAGATTCATCCTCAACAGACCGCGGGACTTAGAGAAAGGTACGTTACATTTGCCAGTTTACATGAGCTTAAGTGGTGAAAAGGAACTATCACGACCAATTTATTAGACCAAGATATACATCTTACGTTGGATTTGAATAATAAAGCATTCATTATTTTTGGAATATTTGCTGCCCTTCTGGTTTGTCAACTACTAAGATTTGTTTGGATGTACATTTATGTACATCAAGCCTGCTGTATGTGGATGTAAATATGATCACACATTGACATCATTGGGAATTGATATCTTTATGGACACAAAAAAATTGATAAATTTTTGTCGTTACGACATGTTTCTAGTAGGGTAAAAGGTagagtaagtctccaggaaacaaatgtgaggtgtgtgtgtgtgggggggggggggggggggggtgtgtgtgggggggggggtgtgtgtgtgtttgtgcgtgtgtgtatgtgtgtgtgtgtgtgttattaatttttattttttttgtgtgtgttttattatctGTGGTTctgatttttttcaattttaaagTTCTGTTGATCTGATGTTGATTTCACTCAGGAGAACCTGGTGTGCAGTTTATATTTGGTGCAGAGCCTAAAGAGATAAAAACgtattgttttctttcttttcttgcgTTTGGAAGTTGGTGTTGTATAAGATTTGTCTTATTGTCTTTTGTGGGTCATGATAAGGTTGTGAAGCAGCGGCCATGATTGTTGTTACCCCATGATTACAGAGttcaagtcatttttttttgtggaatgAATGTCCTGAATTGTTGTTGAACTCAAGGttaacttttaaatgttttgtttttgatttaggTTCAAAGACAATGATGGAGCTAATGACTGCTACCCCTTTCTACGCCATGAacacatcaaacatcactggaAGAAACAACTCCTTGTACGAAGACGACGAAGACTATGACTACAAGGACGAGCACGCTGAGCTGAGACATTCCCTCAACATCATGCCTCTCATTGTTTACTGCCTGGTCTTTGTTCTCGGTGTGTTCGGGAATGGAGTGGTTATCTGGGTGACCGGGTTCAAGATGAAGAAAACCATTAACACTGTTTGGTTTCTCAATCTCGCCGTGGCCGACCTCCTCTTCACGGCGATCCTGCCCCTGAGTGTGACGGACACCGCTCTGGATTACCACTGGCCTTTTGGCAACTTCATGTGCAAGGTGAGCAGCACTGTGGGCTTTCTGAACATGTTTGCCAGTGTCTACTTCCTGGTGGTGATCAGTGTGaacagatgtgtgtctgtggtgtggcCCGTCTGGGCCCAGAACCACCGAAGTGTACGCAAGGCTTCCTGCGTGAGTCTGGTTGTTTGGATACTGGCTCTGATTCTCAGCGCTCCATACTTCATCTTCGAGGACACTGTGTCAGACCCTTACGATGAAGACATCATCTACTGCTTCAGTAACTTTGCCCTTTCTGACGACAATGAAACACCATCAGTGAAACAGCTGGGAGATTTTCGACATCAGACCATGACCATCACCTACCTCCTCCTGGGATTCGTCGTCCCCTTCACGGTCATCGTCTCCTGCTATGCCGTCATCATCCATCGTCTCAGGAGGAACCGCACCCTGGCCAGCCAATCGAGTCGCCCCTTCAAGATCATCGCTGCCGTCATCATCACTTTCTTCCTGTGCTGGGCGCCGTATCACATCATGGCTCTCATCGAGATGGTTAATCACACGGCGATCCACTCGAGTGAAACATTGGATCACGTCATCACTATCGGTTTCCCTATAGCAACCAGCCTGGCCTTTCTCAACAGCTGCCTGAACCCACTGCTGTATGTGTTCATGGGTAAAGATCTTAAAGACAAAATCTGCAAGTCCATCATGAACCAGTTGGAGACTGCCTTCCAGGAGGAAgagacacactctcacaccAAGACAAAGTCAACAAACAGAGACAAGCAAGCTAGTAATACCAAAGAAGTGTTCCGCCCTGAAAAGGGGAGATATCAATAAAGACGCTTGGACACAATGTTTCCTCTCCGGCAGCTTCATTGAGAATGGCACCTTGGCCCGAGAGCTCCCCTATCTGGCCTTTGCAGGTATGACTAATCAATCACCAAATGACACCGCTCGAACAGGCTATACCAGTAGATCACAGATTATTTCATCTGGCAGGTAGAAATCCTTACTGTTTTAACAAAAAGGTTTTTAACTTTGTTAACCCTTTTTGTTTAAAACTTTGACCTTTTTCACAGGACTTTGTCCTTATAGCTTAAATATGTTAACTCTTTCTAAGACTATCAAAGAAttccatttgtttttatgtcccTATGACTGCTTTTATTGCCCATTGAATTTTTATCAATAATCAGCTTCCTAATAAAATCAACCTATCACATAGGCGGAATAATGTATCAAT from Pleuronectes platessa chromosome 10, fPlePla1.1, whole genome shotgun sequence harbors:
- the LOC128449001 gene encoding chemerin-like receptor 1, encoding MMELMTATPFYAMNTSNITGRNNSLYEDDEDYDYKDEHAELRHSLNIMPLIVYCLVFVLGVFGNGVVIWVTGFKMKKTINTVWFLNLAVADLLFTAILPLSVTDTALDYHWPFGNFMCKVSSTVGFLNMFASVYFLVVISVNRCVSVVWPVWAQNHRSVRKASCVSLVVWILALILSAPYFIFEDTVSDPYDEDIIYCFSNFALSDDNETPSVKQLGDFRHQTMTITYLLLGFVVPFTVIVSCYAVIIHRLRRNRTLASQSSRPFKIIAAVIITFFLCWAPYHIMALIEMVNHTAIHSSETLDHVITIGFPIATSLAFLNSCLNPLLYVFMGKDLKDKICKSIMNQLETAFQEEETHSHTKTKSTNRDKQASNTKEVFRPEKGRYQ